In one window of Bradyrhizobium diazoefficiens DNA:
- a CDS encoding amidase, translating to MPDFPTLAKLADDLENGRTTSRKLVEACIAKIADPAGEGQRTFIHVDKDAALAAADAMDGLRKVKAAPSRYAGIPISIKDLFDVNGQVTRAGSRALDDSPPAEQDAATVGRLRKAGFVVIGRTNMTEFAYSGIGINPHYGTPKGAWNRAEGQGQGHVPGGSSSGAAVSVLDGMAHGALGTDTGGSCRIPAAYNGIVGYKPTQRRVPLDGAVPLSFSLDSIGPLARSVSCCAILDAVLANEPIVALKPRPVKGMRLAVPTTIALDDLDTDVSETFERALKSLADHGAIIERIEMAEFHDVGPMNAKGGFAASESFAWHRYLITSKGDVYDPRVSVRIMRGEAQSAADYIDLLNERRSLIARVNARIAPYDALMMPTTANTPPKIADLADDKAFTRENLRALRNCTLINMIDGCAISLPAHREGEIPVGLMLAGAGGSDRRIFELAAGMEAVIRV from the coding sequence ATGCCCGATTTTCCGACACTGGCGAAGCTCGCCGACGACCTCGAGAATGGCCGCACCACCTCCCGCAAGCTGGTCGAGGCGTGCATCGCCAAAATCGCCGATCCGGCCGGCGAGGGCCAGCGCACCTTCATCCATGTCGACAAAGACGCCGCGCTCGCGGCCGCGGATGCGATGGACGGCTTGCGCAAGGTGAAGGCCGCGCCATCGCGCTATGCCGGTATCCCCATCTCGATCAAGGATCTCTTCGACGTCAACGGCCAGGTGACGCGTGCCGGCTCCCGCGCGCTCGACGATTCCCCGCCCGCCGAACAGGATGCCGCAACGGTCGGGCGGCTGCGCAAGGCCGGCTTCGTCGTGATCGGCCGCACCAACATGACCGAGTTCGCCTATTCCGGCATCGGTATCAACCCGCACTATGGCACGCCGAAGGGCGCCTGGAACCGGGCCGAGGGCCAAGGTCAGGGCCACGTGCCCGGCGGCTCGTCCTCGGGCGCCGCGGTCTCCGTGCTCGACGGCATGGCGCATGGCGCGCTCGGCACCGACACTGGCGGCTCCTGCCGGATTCCGGCCGCCTATAACGGCATCGTCGGCTACAAGCCGACGCAGCGCCGCGTGCCGCTCGATGGCGCGGTGCCGCTGTCGTTCTCGCTCGACAGCATCGGGCCCTTGGCGCGATCGGTCAGCTGCTGTGCCATACTCGATGCCGTGCTGGCGAATGAGCCTATCGTCGCGCTGAAGCCGCGGCCCGTGAAGGGCATGCGGCTGGCGGTGCCGACCACGATCGCACTCGATGACCTCGATACGGACGTCTCTGAAACCTTCGAGCGCGCGCTGAAGTCGCTCGCCGATCACGGCGCCATCATCGAACGCATCGAGATGGCGGAATTCCATGACGTCGGACCGATGAACGCCAAGGGCGGCTTTGCCGCCTCCGAAAGCTTCGCATGGCATCGCTATCTCATCACCTCCAAGGGCGACGTCTACGACCCCAGAGTCTCCGTCCGCATCATGCGCGGCGAAGCGCAGAGCGCGGCCGATTACATCGATCTGCTCAATGAGCGCCGCTCGCTGATCGCCCGCGTCAATGCGCGTATCGCGCCCTATGACGCCCTGATGATGCCGACCACCGCCAACACGCCGCCGAAGATCGCTGATCTCGCCGACGACAAGGCGTTCACCAGAGAAAACCTGCGCGCGCTGCGCAATTGCACCCTGATCAACATGATAGACGGCTGCGCCATCTCGCTGCCCGCACATCGGGAGGGCGAAATTCCGGTCGGCCTGATGCTTGCAGGTGCGGGCGGCTCGGACCGTCGTATCTTTGAACTTGCTGCCGGCATGGAGGCCGTAATTCGTGTTTGA